A window of the Gossypium arboreum isolate Shixiya-1 chromosome 2, ASM2569848v2, whole genome shotgun sequence genome harbors these coding sequences:
- the LOC108461700 gene encoding protein ecdysoneless homolog isoform X1, with amino-acid sequence MATPPPFLNSNNPNPLTQASSRLPEDTVIYSIYPDNPLSQDALQSLHLQILNAVSPFTTSYIWQHEPFTLSIALHPFPHLKGHLRFGDNLNDEWFTVFLLFRVSVAFPSVSIQVHDSDGEFLLIEAAYHLPRWLNPENSQNRAFIRRGKLHIIPQSALPNPTLTESLNFLIENEQAAVAPDSVQYVIQNRIAGYPEKAKLNTHSVRVRVPVSVARVFKHAPSLISLAVEGFYDRDMDSMKHAAKMERFLKGRKGGEEEMVTVTVKMSRAMYAQLMQQRFQAPKCYPMPAKKGDLEAELGMKIACGLEMMYQEKKKEGEEGKGSGWKKYKESLEKSGYFKGLVPGSNEYTRLMENAEEYYKNSSLFSKTREMLNAPVRQIDEILSLPYSADEFKNEDAPPSDDDSWLYSGEDELNSALQDRQKEMELYELKREKKKSKEQKDTGASSSLKGEDFDLSELVKTMQGFMHKMSSYEGAEVHNDRDPKEVELDVERFMKDVESVMKYQGDENVTRDMDDDGGSSDMDFGADSNLLLKAADESEDGSDMSDHEDGEDSFMHSYSDVMNNELKSTTLKKSFVHANEQTSVKNEGTSNATEDMDEEFSPVDVDVNLVKNLLDSFACQQGLPGPTSNLLGLMGVNLPKDDNKGK; translated from the exons ATGGCGACTCCGCCACcattcttgaactcaaacaaccCCAATCCCTTAACTCAAGCCTCCTCACGCCTTCCGGAGGACACCGTGATCTACTCCATATACCCAGACAATCCCCTTTCCCAGGACGCCCTTCAATCGCTCCACCTCCAAATCCTCAACGCCGTTTCCCCTTTCACTACCTCTTACATTTGGCAGCACGAGCCTTTCACCCTCTCCATTGCCTTACACCCTTTCCCTCACCTCAAAGGTCACCTCCGTTTCGGTGACAATTTAAACGACGAATGGTTCACTGTTTTCCTCCTCTTTCGAGTCTCCGTCGCTTTCCCTTCTGTTTCCATCCAAGTTCACGATTCTGATGGCGAGTTTCTTTTGATTGAAGCGGCTTACCATCTCCCCCGTTGGCTAAACCCCGAGAACTCTCAAAATCGCGCGTTTATCCGACGCGGGAAGCTCCATATCATCCCCCAAAGCGCCCTCCCTAACCCGACTCTAACCGAATCCCTAAATTTCTTAATAGAAAATGAACAAGCAGCGGTGGCGCCGGATTCCGTGCAATATGTCATCCAGAATCGAATCGCTGGTTATCCGGAGAAGGCGAAACTGAATACCCATTCCGTGAGAGTTCGGGTCCCGGTTTCGGTAGCACGCGTGTTTAAACACGCTCCGTCTTTGATTTCGTTAGCGGTGGAAGGGTTCTACGACCGGGACATGGATTCGATGAAACATGCGGCGAAGATGGAACGGTTTTTGAAGGGACGGAAAGGAGGAGAAGAGGAGATGGTTACAGTGACAGTTAAGATGTCGAGGGCAATGTACGCGCAGCTGATGCAGCAGAGGTTTCAGGCGCCGAAGTGTTATCCTATGCCGGCGAAGAAGGGTGACTTGGAGGCGGAGCTGGGGATGAAGATAGCTTGTGGGCTTGAGATGATGtatcaagaaaagaagaaagaagggGAAGAAGGGAAAGGGAGTGGCTGGAAAAAGTACAAAGAGAGTTTGGAGAAGAGTGGGTATTTCAAGGGCTTGGTTCCTGGGTCTAATGAGTATACAAGGTTAATGGAGAATGCTGAAGAGTATTACAAGAACAGTTCTTTGTTTTCCAAGACCCG TGAAATGTTGAATGCTCCTGTGAGACAAATAGATGAGATTCTTTCATTACCATATTCAGCTGATGAATTCAAGAACGAGGATGCTCCACCTTCAGATGACGATTCTTGGCTTTACAGTGGAGAAGATGAGTTGAACTCTGCTCTACAGGATAGACAAAAGGAGATGGAACTTTACGAGCTTAAACGTGAAAAGAAGAAGTCGAAGGAGCAAAAGGATACTGGTGCGTCATCAAGCTTGAAAGGCGAAGATTTTGATCTTAGTGAGCTTGTGAAAACCATGCAAGGCTTCATGCATAAGATGTCAAGCTATGAGGGAGCTGAGGTTCATAATGACAG GGATCCTAAAGAGGTGGAACTTGATGTGGAGCGCTTTATGAAAGATGTGGAGTCGGTGATGAAATACCAAGGTGATGAAAATGTGACTCGTGATATGGATGACGATGGAGGTTCTTCGGACATGGATTTTG GGGCTGATTCAAATTTATTACTGAAAGCTGCAGATGAGTCTGAGGATGGAAGTGACATGTCTGATCATGAGGATGGAGAGGATTCGTTCATGCATTCTTATTCGGATGTTATGAACAATGAACTGAAGAGTACTACCCTCAAGAAGAGCTTCGTTCATGCAAACGAGCAGACCTCCGTTAAAAATGAG GGAACATCGAATGCAACAGAGGATATGGATGAAGAGTTTAGTCCAGTGGATGTGGATGTCAACCTTGTTAAAAACCTTCTTGACTCCTTTGCTTGTCAACAAGGACTTCCTGGTCCAACTTCCAATTTGCTTGGGCTGATGGGTGTTAATCTTCCTAAGGATGACAATAAGGGCAAATGA
- the LOC108461700 gene encoding protein ecdysoneless homolog isoform X5 encodes MATPPPFLNSNNPNPLTQASSRLPEDTVIYSIYPDNPLSQDALQSLHLQILNAVSPFTTSYIWQHEPFTLSIALHPFPHLKGHLRFGDNLNDEWFTVFLLFRVSVAFPSVSIQVHDSDGEFLLIEAAYHLPRWLNPENSQNRAFIRRGKLHIIPQSALPNPTLTESLNFLIENEQAAVAPDSVQYVIQNRIAGYPEKAKLNTHSVRVRVPVSVARVFKHAPSLISLAVEGFYDRDMDSMKHAAKMERFLKGRKGGEEEMVTVTVKMSRAMYAQLMQQRFQAPKCYPMPAKKGDLEAELGMKIACGLEMMYQEKKKEGEEGKGSGWKKYKESLEKSGYFKGLVPGSNEYTRLMENAEEYYKNSSLFSKTREMLNAPVRQIDEILSLPYSADEFKNEDAPPSDDDSWLYSGEDELNSALQDRQKEMELYELKREKKKSKEQKDTGASSSLKGEDFDLSELVKTMQGFMHKMSSYEGAEVHNDRDPKEVELDVERFMKDVESVMKYQGDENVTRDMDDDGGSSDMDFAADESEDGSDMSDHEDGEDSFMHSYSDVMNNELKSTTLKKSFVHANEQTSVKNELCREHRMQQRIWMKSLVQWMWMSTLLKTFLTPLLVNKDFLVQLPICLG; translated from the exons ATGGCGACTCCGCCACcattcttgaactcaaacaaccCCAATCCCTTAACTCAAGCCTCCTCACGCCTTCCGGAGGACACCGTGATCTACTCCATATACCCAGACAATCCCCTTTCCCAGGACGCCCTTCAATCGCTCCACCTCCAAATCCTCAACGCCGTTTCCCCTTTCACTACCTCTTACATTTGGCAGCACGAGCCTTTCACCCTCTCCATTGCCTTACACCCTTTCCCTCACCTCAAAGGTCACCTCCGTTTCGGTGACAATTTAAACGACGAATGGTTCACTGTTTTCCTCCTCTTTCGAGTCTCCGTCGCTTTCCCTTCTGTTTCCATCCAAGTTCACGATTCTGATGGCGAGTTTCTTTTGATTGAAGCGGCTTACCATCTCCCCCGTTGGCTAAACCCCGAGAACTCTCAAAATCGCGCGTTTATCCGACGCGGGAAGCTCCATATCATCCCCCAAAGCGCCCTCCCTAACCCGACTCTAACCGAATCCCTAAATTTCTTAATAGAAAATGAACAAGCAGCGGTGGCGCCGGATTCCGTGCAATATGTCATCCAGAATCGAATCGCTGGTTATCCGGAGAAGGCGAAACTGAATACCCATTCCGTGAGAGTTCGGGTCCCGGTTTCGGTAGCACGCGTGTTTAAACACGCTCCGTCTTTGATTTCGTTAGCGGTGGAAGGGTTCTACGACCGGGACATGGATTCGATGAAACATGCGGCGAAGATGGAACGGTTTTTGAAGGGACGGAAAGGAGGAGAAGAGGAGATGGTTACAGTGACAGTTAAGATGTCGAGGGCAATGTACGCGCAGCTGATGCAGCAGAGGTTTCAGGCGCCGAAGTGTTATCCTATGCCGGCGAAGAAGGGTGACTTGGAGGCGGAGCTGGGGATGAAGATAGCTTGTGGGCTTGAGATGATGtatcaagaaaagaagaaagaagggGAAGAAGGGAAAGGGAGTGGCTGGAAAAAGTACAAAGAGAGTTTGGAGAAGAGTGGGTATTTCAAGGGCTTGGTTCCTGGGTCTAATGAGTATACAAGGTTAATGGAGAATGCTGAAGAGTATTACAAGAACAGTTCTTTGTTTTCCAAGACCCG TGAAATGTTGAATGCTCCTGTGAGACAAATAGATGAGATTCTTTCATTACCATATTCAGCTGATGAATTCAAGAACGAGGATGCTCCACCTTCAGATGACGATTCTTGGCTTTACAGTGGAGAAGATGAGTTGAACTCTGCTCTACAGGATAGACAAAAGGAGATGGAACTTTACGAGCTTAAACGTGAAAAGAAGAAGTCGAAGGAGCAAAAGGATACTGGTGCGTCATCAAGCTTGAAAGGCGAAGATTTTGATCTTAGTGAGCTTGTGAAAACCATGCAAGGCTTCATGCATAAGATGTCAAGCTATGAGGGAGCTGAGGTTCATAATGACAG GGATCCTAAAGAGGTGGAACTTGATGTGGAGCGCTTTATGAAAGATGTGGAGTCGGTGATGAAATACCAAGGTGATGAAAATGTGACTCGTGATATGGATGACGATGGAGGTTCTTCGGACATGGATTTTG CTGCAGATGAGTCTGAGGATGGAAGTGACATGTCTGATCATGAGGATGGAGAGGATTCGTTCATGCATTCTTATTCGGATGTTATGAACAATGAACTGAAGAGTACTACCCTCAAGAAGAGCTTCGTTCATGCAAACGAGCAGACCTCCGTTAAAAATGAG CTTTGCAGGGAACATCGAATGCAACAGAGGATATGGATGAAGAGTTTAGTCCAGTGGATGTGGATGTCAACCTTGTTAAAAACCTTCTTGACTCCTTTGCTTGTCAACAAGGACTTCCTGGTCCAACTTCCAATTTGCTTGGGCTGA
- the LOC108461700 gene encoding protein ecdysoneless homolog isoform X4, translating to MATPPPFLNSNNPNPLTQASSRLPEDTVIYSIYPDNPLSQDALQSLHLQILNAVSPFTTSYIWQHEPFTLSIALHPFPHLKGHLRFGDNLNDEWFTVFLLFRVSVAFPSVSIQVHDSDGEFLLIEAAYHLPRWLNPENSQNRAFIRRGKLHIIPQSALPNPTLTESLNFLIENEQAAVAPDSVQYVIQNRIAGYPEKAKLNTHSVRVRVPVSVARVFKHAPSLISLAVEGFYDRDMDSMKHAAKMERFLKGRKGGEEEMVTVTVKMSRAMYAQLMQQRFQAPKCYPMPAKKGDLEAELGMKIACGLEMMYQEKKKEGEEGKGSGWKKYKESLEKSGYFKGLVPGSNEYTRLMENAEEYYKNSSLFSKTREMLNAPVRQIDEILSLPYSADEFKNEDAPPSDDDSWLYSGEDELNSALQDRQKEMELYELKREKKKSKEQKDTGASSSLKGEDFDLSELVKTMQGFMHKMSSYEGAEVHNDRDPKEVELDVERFMKDVESVMKYQGDENVTRDMDDDGGSSDMDFGADSNLLLKAADESEDGSDMSDHEDGEDSFMHSYSDVMNNELKSTTLKKSFVHANEQTSVKNELCREHRMQQRIWMKSLVQWMWMSTLLKTFLTPLLVNKDFLVQLPICLG from the exons ATGGCGACTCCGCCACcattcttgaactcaaacaaccCCAATCCCTTAACTCAAGCCTCCTCACGCCTTCCGGAGGACACCGTGATCTACTCCATATACCCAGACAATCCCCTTTCCCAGGACGCCCTTCAATCGCTCCACCTCCAAATCCTCAACGCCGTTTCCCCTTTCACTACCTCTTACATTTGGCAGCACGAGCCTTTCACCCTCTCCATTGCCTTACACCCTTTCCCTCACCTCAAAGGTCACCTCCGTTTCGGTGACAATTTAAACGACGAATGGTTCACTGTTTTCCTCCTCTTTCGAGTCTCCGTCGCTTTCCCTTCTGTTTCCATCCAAGTTCACGATTCTGATGGCGAGTTTCTTTTGATTGAAGCGGCTTACCATCTCCCCCGTTGGCTAAACCCCGAGAACTCTCAAAATCGCGCGTTTATCCGACGCGGGAAGCTCCATATCATCCCCCAAAGCGCCCTCCCTAACCCGACTCTAACCGAATCCCTAAATTTCTTAATAGAAAATGAACAAGCAGCGGTGGCGCCGGATTCCGTGCAATATGTCATCCAGAATCGAATCGCTGGTTATCCGGAGAAGGCGAAACTGAATACCCATTCCGTGAGAGTTCGGGTCCCGGTTTCGGTAGCACGCGTGTTTAAACACGCTCCGTCTTTGATTTCGTTAGCGGTGGAAGGGTTCTACGACCGGGACATGGATTCGATGAAACATGCGGCGAAGATGGAACGGTTTTTGAAGGGACGGAAAGGAGGAGAAGAGGAGATGGTTACAGTGACAGTTAAGATGTCGAGGGCAATGTACGCGCAGCTGATGCAGCAGAGGTTTCAGGCGCCGAAGTGTTATCCTATGCCGGCGAAGAAGGGTGACTTGGAGGCGGAGCTGGGGATGAAGATAGCTTGTGGGCTTGAGATGATGtatcaagaaaagaagaaagaagggGAAGAAGGGAAAGGGAGTGGCTGGAAAAAGTACAAAGAGAGTTTGGAGAAGAGTGGGTATTTCAAGGGCTTGGTTCCTGGGTCTAATGAGTATACAAGGTTAATGGAGAATGCTGAAGAGTATTACAAGAACAGTTCTTTGTTTTCCAAGACCCG TGAAATGTTGAATGCTCCTGTGAGACAAATAGATGAGATTCTTTCATTACCATATTCAGCTGATGAATTCAAGAACGAGGATGCTCCACCTTCAGATGACGATTCTTGGCTTTACAGTGGAGAAGATGAGTTGAACTCTGCTCTACAGGATAGACAAAAGGAGATGGAACTTTACGAGCTTAAACGTGAAAAGAAGAAGTCGAAGGAGCAAAAGGATACTGGTGCGTCATCAAGCTTGAAAGGCGAAGATTTTGATCTTAGTGAGCTTGTGAAAACCATGCAAGGCTTCATGCATAAGATGTCAAGCTATGAGGGAGCTGAGGTTCATAATGACAG GGATCCTAAAGAGGTGGAACTTGATGTGGAGCGCTTTATGAAAGATGTGGAGTCGGTGATGAAATACCAAGGTGATGAAAATGTGACTCGTGATATGGATGACGATGGAGGTTCTTCGGACATGGATTTTG GGGCTGATTCAAATTTATTACTGAAAGCTGCAGATGAGTCTGAGGATGGAAGTGACATGTCTGATCATGAGGATGGAGAGGATTCGTTCATGCATTCTTATTCGGATGTTATGAACAATGAACTGAAGAGTACTACCCTCAAGAAGAGCTTCGTTCATGCAAACGAGCAGACCTCCGTTAAAAATGAG CTTTGCAGGGAACATCGAATGCAACAGAGGATATGGATGAAGAGTTTAGTCCAGTGGATGTGGATGTCAACCTTGTTAAAAACCTTCTTGACTCCTTTGCTTGTCAACAAGGACTTCCTGGTCCAACTTCCAATTTGCTTGGGCTGA
- the LOC108463986 gene encoding protein SKIP34: MCYGHHRRSLSPDRPPRNNNNNALVVDTLRVRLAETEARLERARAREAELTRRLEEMKRFVSVMEILESYLKQRFREQQEYVARFFSSLPAK, encoded by the coding sequence ATGTGTTACGGTCATCACCGACGATCTCTCTCACCGGACCGTCCGCCGCGGAACAACAACAACAACGCATTGGTGGTGGATACGCTCCGAGTCCGGTTAGCCGAGACGGAGGCTCGACTCGAACGAGCCAGGGCTCGAGAAGCCGAACTCACTCGCCGACTCGAGGAAATGAAGCGTTTCGTTTCCGTCATGGAGATCCTCGAATCTTACCTCAAACAACGGTTCCGCGAGCAGCAAGAATACGTGGCGCGCTTCTTCTCTTCGCTTCCTGCTaaatga
- the LOC108461700 gene encoding protein ecdysoneless homolog isoform X3 codes for MATPPPFLNSNNPNPLTQASSRLPEDTVIYSIYPDNPLSQDALQSLHLQILNAVSPFTTSYIWQHEPFTLSIALHPFPHLKGHLRFGDNLNDEWFTVFLLFRVSVAFPSVSIQVHDSDGEFLLIEAAYHLPRWLNPENSQNRAFIRRGKLHIIPQSALPNPTLTESLNFLIENEQAAVAPDSVQYVIQNRIAGYPEKAKLNTHSVRVRVPVSVARVFKHAPSLISLAVEGFYDRDMDSMKHAAKMERFLKGRKGGEEEMVTVTVKMSRAMYAQLMQQRFQAPKCYPMPAKKGDLEAELGMKIACGLEMMYQEKKKEGEEGKGSGWKKYKESLEKSGYFKGLVPGSNEYTRLMENAEEYYKNSSLFSKTREMLNAPVRQIDEILSLPYSADEFKNEDAPPSDDDSWLYSGEDELNSALQDRQKEMELYELKREKKKSKEQKDTGASSSLKGEDFDLSELVKTMQGFMHKMSSYEGAEVHNDRDPKEVELDVERFMKDVESVMKYQGDENVTRDMDDDGGSSDMDFDESEDGSDMSDHEDGEDSFMHSYSDVMNNELKSTTLKKSFVHANEQTSVKNEGTSNATEDMDEEFSPVDVDVNLVKNLLDSFACQQGLPGPTSNLLGLMGVNLPKDDNKGK; via the exons ATGGCGACTCCGCCACcattcttgaactcaaacaaccCCAATCCCTTAACTCAAGCCTCCTCACGCCTTCCGGAGGACACCGTGATCTACTCCATATACCCAGACAATCCCCTTTCCCAGGACGCCCTTCAATCGCTCCACCTCCAAATCCTCAACGCCGTTTCCCCTTTCACTACCTCTTACATTTGGCAGCACGAGCCTTTCACCCTCTCCATTGCCTTACACCCTTTCCCTCACCTCAAAGGTCACCTCCGTTTCGGTGACAATTTAAACGACGAATGGTTCACTGTTTTCCTCCTCTTTCGAGTCTCCGTCGCTTTCCCTTCTGTTTCCATCCAAGTTCACGATTCTGATGGCGAGTTTCTTTTGATTGAAGCGGCTTACCATCTCCCCCGTTGGCTAAACCCCGAGAACTCTCAAAATCGCGCGTTTATCCGACGCGGGAAGCTCCATATCATCCCCCAAAGCGCCCTCCCTAACCCGACTCTAACCGAATCCCTAAATTTCTTAATAGAAAATGAACAAGCAGCGGTGGCGCCGGATTCCGTGCAATATGTCATCCAGAATCGAATCGCTGGTTATCCGGAGAAGGCGAAACTGAATACCCATTCCGTGAGAGTTCGGGTCCCGGTTTCGGTAGCACGCGTGTTTAAACACGCTCCGTCTTTGATTTCGTTAGCGGTGGAAGGGTTCTACGACCGGGACATGGATTCGATGAAACATGCGGCGAAGATGGAACGGTTTTTGAAGGGACGGAAAGGAGGAGAAGAGGAGATGGTTACAGTGACAGTTAAGATGTCGAGGGCAATGTACGCGCAGCTGATGCAGCAGAGGTTTCAGGCGCCGAAGTGTTATCCTATGCCGGCGAAGAAGGGTGACTTGGAGGCGGAGCTGGGGATGAAGATAGCTTGTGGGCTTGAGATGATGtatcaagaaaagaagaaagaagggGAAGAAGGGAAAGGGAGTGGCTGGAAAAAGTACAAAGAGAGTTTGGAGAAGAGTGGGTATTTCAAGGGCTTGGTTCCTGGGTCTAATGAGTATACAAGGTTAATGGAGAATGCTGAAGAGTATTACAAGAACAGTTCTTTGTTTTCCAAGACCCG TGAAATGTTGAATGCTCCTGTGAGACAAATAGATGAGATTCTTTCATTACCATATTCAGCTGATGAATTCAAGAACGAGGATGCTCCACCTTCAGATGACGATTCTTGGCTTTACAGTGGAGAAGATGAGTTGAACTCTGCTCTACAGGATAGACAAAAGGAGATGGAACTTTACGAGCTTAAACGTGAAAAGAAGAAGTCGAAGGAGCAAAAGGATACTGGTGCGTCATCAAGCTTGAAAGGCGAAGATTTTGATCTTAGTGAGCTTGTGAAAACCATGCAAGGCTTCATGCATAAGATGTCAAGCTATGAGGGAGCTGAGGTTCATAATGACAG GGATCCTAAAGAGGTGGAACTTGATGTGGAGCGCTTTATGAAAGATGTGGAGTCGGTGATGAAATACCAAGGTGATGAAAATGTGACTCGTGATATGGATGACGATGGAGGTTCTTCGGACATGGATTTTG ATGAGTCTGAGGATGGAAGTGACATGTCTGATCATGAGGATGGAGAGGATTCGTTCATGCATTCTTATTCGGATGTTATGAACAATGAACTGAAGAGTACTACCCTCAAGAAGAGCTTCGTTCATGCAAACGAGCAGACCTCCGTTAAAAATGAG GGAACATCGAATGCAACAGAGGATATGGATGAAGAGTTTAGTCCAGTGGATGTGGATGTCAACCTTGTTAAAAACCTTCTTGACTCCTTTGCTTGTCAACAAGGACTTCCTGGTCCAACTTCCAATTTGCTTGGGCTGATGGGTGTTAATCTTCCTAAGGATGACAATAAGGGCAAATGA
- the LOC108461700 gene encoding protein ecdysoneless homolog isoform X2, whose amino-acid sequence MATPPPFLNSNNPNPLTQASSRLPEDTVIYSIYPDNPLSQDALQSLHLQILNAVSPFTTSYIWQHEPFTLSIALHPFPHLKGHLRFGDNLNDEWFTVFLLFRVSVAFPSVSIQVHDSDGEFLLIEAAYHLPRWLNPENSQNRAFIRRGKLHIIPQSALPNPTLTESLNFLIENEQAAVAPDSVQYVIQNRIAGYPEKAKLNTHSVRVRVPVSVARVFKHAPSLISLAVEGFYDRDMDSMKHAAKMERFLKGRKGGEEEMVTVTVKMSRAMYAQLMQQRFQAPKCYPMPAKKGDLEAELGMKIACGLEMMYQEKKKEGEEGKGSGWKKYKESLEKSGYFKGLVPGSNEYTRLMENAEEYYKNSSLFSKTREMLNAPVRQIDEILSLPYSADEFKNEDAPPSDDDSWLYSGEDELNSALQDRQKEMELYELKREKKKSKEQKDTGASSSLKGEDFDLSELVKTMQGFMHKMSSYEGAEVHNDRDPKEVELDVERFMKDVESVMKYQGDENVTRDMDDDGGSSDMDFAADESEDGSDMSDHEDGEDSFMHSYSDVMNNELKSTTLKKSFVHANEQTSVKNEGTSNATEDMDEEFSPVDVDVNLVKNLLDSFACQQGLPGPTSNLLGLMGVNLPKDDNKGK is encoded by the exons ATGGCGACTCCGCCACcattcttgaactcaaacaaccCCAATCCCTTAACTCAAGCCTCCTCACGCCTTCCGGAGGACACCGTGATCTACTCCATATACCCAGACAATCCCCTTTCCCAGGACGCCCTTCAATCGCTCCACCTCCAAATCCTCAACGCCGTTTCCCCTTTCACTACCTCTTACATTTGGCAGCACGAGCCTTTCACCCTCTCCATTGCCTTACACCCTTTCCCTCACCTCAAAGGTCACCTCCGTTTCGGTGACAATTTAAACGACGAATGGTTCACTGTTTTCCTCCTCTTTCGAGTCTCCGTCGCTTTCCCTTCTGTTTCCATCCAAGTTCACGATTCTGATGGCGAGTTTCTTTTGATTGAAGCGGCTTACCATCTCCCCCGTTGGCTAAACCCCGAGAACTCTCAAAATCGCGCGTTTATCCGACGCGGGAAGCTCCATATCATCCCCCAAAGCGCCCTCCCTAACCCGACTCTAACCGAATCCCTAAATTTCTTAATAGAAAATGAACAAGCAGCGGTGGCGCCGGATTCCGTGCAATATGTCATCCAGAATCGAATCGCTGGTTATCCGGAGAAGGCGAAACTGAATACCCATTCCGTGAGAGTTCGGGTCCCGGTTTCGGTAGCACGCGTGTTTAAACACGCTCCGTCTTTGATTTCGTTAGCGGTGGAAGGGTTCTACGACCGGGACATGGATTCGATGAAACATGCGGCGAAGATGGAACGGTTTTTGAAGGGACGGAAAGGAGGAGAAGAGGAGATGGTTACAGTGACAGTTAAGATGTCGAGGGCAATGTACGCGCAGCTGATGCAGCAGAGGTTTCAGGCGCCGAAGTGTTATCCTATGCCGGCGAAGAAGGGTGACTTGGAGGCGGAGCTGGGGATGAAGATAGCTTGTGGGCTTGAGATGATGtatcaagaaaagaagaaagaagggGAAGAAGGGAAAGGGAGTGGCTGGAAAAAGTACAAAGAGAGTTTGGAGAAGAGTGGGTATTTCAAGGGCTTGGTTCCTGGGTCTAATGAGTATACAAGGTTAATGGAGAATGCTGAAGAGTATTACAAGAACAGTTCTTTGTTTTCCAAGACCCG TGAAATGTTGAATGCTCCTGTGAGACAAATAGATGAGATTCTTTCATTACCATATTCAGCTGATGAATTCAAGAACGAGGATGCTCCACCTTCAGATGACGATTCTTGGCTTTACAGTGGAGAAGATGAGTTGAACTCTGCTCTACAGGATAGACAAAAGGAGATGGAACTTTACGAGCTTAAACGTGAAAAGAAGAAGTCGAAGGAGCAAAAGGATACTGGTGCGTCATCAAGCTTGAAAGGCGAAGATTTTGATCTTAGTGAGCTTGTGAAAACCATGCAAGGCTTCATGCATAAGATGTCAAGCTATGAGGGAGCTGAGGTTCATAATGACAG GGATCCTAAAGAGGTGGAACTTGATGTGGAGCGCTTTATGAAAGATGTGGAGTCGGTGATGAAATACCAAGGTGATGAAAATGTGACTCGTGATATGGATGACGATGGAGGTTCTTCGGACATGGATTTTG CTGCAGATGAGTCTGAGGATGGAAGTGACATGTCTGATCATGAGGATGGAGAGGATTCGTTCATGCATTCTTATTCGGATGTTATGAACAATGAACTGAAGAGTACTACCCTCAAGAAGAGCTTCGTTCATGCAAACGAGCAGACCTCCGTTAAAAATGAG GGAACATCGAATGCAACAGAGGATATGGATGAAGAGTTTAGTCCAGTGGATGTGGATGTCAACCTTGTTAAAAACCTTCTTGACTCCTTTGCTTGTCAACAAGGACTTCCTGGTCCAACTTCCAATTTGCTTGGGCTGATGGGTGTTAATCTTCCTAAGGATGACAATAAGGGCAAATGA